One Malania oleifera isolate guangnan ecotype guangnan chromosome 9, ASM2987363v1, whole genome shotgun sequence DNA segment encodes these proteins:
- the LOC131164397 gene encoding uncharacterized protein LOC131164397: MASTTPLKSSIASLSKTLKARLRAGDTLYGLFFLSFSPTLAEIAGHAGYDFVVVDMEHGHGGISDALPCLRALAAAQTPAILRLPENSPTWAKKALDLGPQGIMFPMIDGVDSAKKAIAACRYPPAGVRGAAHPVVRASKYGIDAEYLDRCEEELLVMCQVETEEGVKKVEEIAGVEGVDCIQMGPLDLSASMGHLRDPGNGRVTEVMRAAETAVLEMKAKREGGAAPYLAGFAMAHDGPVELKRRGYHMVSGGVDVGIFSSAAVEDVRRFRMAI; this comes from the coding sequence ATGGCTTCCACCACTCCGCTCAAATCCTCCATTGCCTCCCTCTCCAAAACCCTCAAAGCCCGTCTCCGGGCCGGCGATACCCTCTACGGCCTCTTCTTCCTCAGCTTCTCCCCAACCCTCGCCGAGATCGCCGGCCACGCCGGCTATGATTTCGTCGTCGTCGACATGGAACACGGCCACGGCGGGATCTCTGACGCCCTCCCCTGCCTCCGCGCCCTCGCCGCCGCCCAAACTCCGGCCATTCTCCGCCTGCCGGAGAACAGCCCCACCTGGGCCAAGAAAGCCCTAGACCTGGGCCCGCAGGGCATCATGTTCCCGATGATCGACGGCGTCGATTCGGCGAAGAAGGCCATCGCTGCCTGCCGGTACCCGCCGGCAGGCGTCCGCGGGGCGGCGCACCCGGTGGTGAGGGCTTCCAAGTACGGAATCGACGCGGAGTATCTGGACAGGTGCGAGGAGGAGCTGCTGGTGATGTGCCAGGTGGAGACGGAGGAGGGAGTGAAGAAGGTTGAGGAGATTGCGGGCGTCGAAGGGGTGGACTGCATTCAGATGGGGCCGTTGGATCTGAGCGCCAGCATGGGGCACCTGCGGGACCCTGGGAACGGGAGGGTGACGGAGGTGATGCGGGCGGCGGAGACGGCGGTGTTGGAGATGAAGGCGAAGAGAGAGGGCGGGGCCGCCCCTTACTTGGCCGGGTTTGCGATGGCACACGACGGCCCAGTGGAGCTGAAGAGACGGGGGTACCACATGGTGTCCGGCGGTGTGGATGTGGGGATTTTTTCCAGTGCAGCCGTGGAGGATGTGAGGAGATTCCGCATGGCCATATGA